The following coding sequences are from one Dermacentor silvarum isolate Dsil-2018 chromosome 4, BIME_Dsil_1.4, whole genome shotgun sequence window:
- the LOC119450206 gene encoding heart- and neural crest derivatives-expressed protein 2 isoform X2, with amino-acid sequence MSLVGGFPPAAAAAFAAQEPLYGAYYAGAPPGAEYLGWLLGDQATAGDLTGSGGVPAACSYSAGGPARPGSADEPWASPHPPSVPPPPAGRGVKRRVTANRKERRRTQSINNAFAELRECIPNVPADTKLSKIKTLRLATSYIAYLMDLLQGPPGAAHQACFKADLQAAHAALTLHHQQQQQQLPPQQQQQQQLTPLSSPDDVRRKELSLKWFPLPGAASRRT; translated from the coding sequence ATGAGCCTGGTGGGCGGCTTTCCCCCGGCGGCTGCCGCCGCTTTCGCCGCCCAGGAGCCCCTGTACGGGGCGTACTACGCCGGCGCCCCACCGGGCGCCGAGTACCTGGGCTGGCTTCTCGGCGACCAGGCGACGGCTGGCGACCTCACCGGCAGCGGCGGCGTGCCGGCGGCGTGCTCGTACTCGGCCGGCGGCCCCGCGAGGCCGGGCTCGGCTGACGAGCCCTGGGCCTCGCCTCACCCGCCCAGCGTCCCGCCGCCTCCGGCGGGGCGCGGGGTCAAGCGGCGGGTGACCGCCAACCGCAAGGAGCGACGCCGCACGCAGAGCATCAACAACGCATTCGCCGAGCTGCGCGAGTGCATCCCCAACGTGCCGGCCGACACCAAGCTGTCGAAGATCAAGACGCTGCGGCTGGCCACTTCTTACATCGCTTACCTCATGGACCTGCTGCAGGGACCGCCGGGAGCCGCGCACCAGGCGTGCTTCAAGGCGGACCTGCAGGCGGCCCACGCAGCACTTACGCTCCACcaccagcaacagcagcagcaactgcctccacagcagcagcagcaacagcagctcaCGCCGCTCAGCTCGCCTGACGACGTGCGCCGAAAAGAGCTG